One Ricinus communis isolate WT05 ecotype wild-type chromosome 2, ASM1957865v1, whole genome shotgun sequence DNA segment encodes these proteins:
- the LOC112533938 gene encoding uncharacterized protein LOC112533938 isoform X3, giving the protein MQVSKQCWAASPGLKTLIHPRDPTHHPLIIHSCKRPSPPSPMLLSPSLSTTSSSSLFQSVADSSPYSSWSSMLDDLIGTESGVCLNSGIEERATIMWKHEAGYHPNHGKRDQQQCEKRKRYPPTIPLLARTGNLPSHTPWILTRHYFNGRLILREERLEHHEYFESYRENGRLILKLIRIPFDDIAYDDEEEELELQELELIQEEKTQESTEEEEEEEEDEIDVYTELVHENLMATSASSIPKSYLKNGSEIHGDVCKCFSTYAGKMVSESYLPCNANAQRKCEGYMDQSSSATSLTLTIRPMTTVV; this is encoded by the coding sequence ATGCAAGTCTCGAAACAATGTTGGGCAGCATCTCCTGGTCTGAAAACCCTAATACACCCTCGAGACCCAACTCATCACCCCTTGATTATCCATTCTTGTAAGCGGCCTTCACCACCCTCACCGATGCTCTTATCGCCATCACTCTCAACTAcatcttcttcatctttgTTTCAATCAGTAGCTGATTCCTCACCATACTCCTCTTGGTCATCCATGTTGGACGACTTGATTGGGACAGAGAGTGGTGTTTGCCTGAACTCGGGTATAGAAGAAAGAGCAACAATAATGTGGAAACATGAGGCTGGTTATCATCCTAATCATGGCAAGCGAGATCAGCAGCAATGTGAAAAGCGAAAGAGGTATCCACCAACAATTCCTTTGTTAGCAAGAACAGGCAATTTGCCTAGTCATACGCCTTGGATTTTAACTAGGCATTATTTTAATGGTAGATTGATCCTTAGAGAAGAAAGATTAGAGCACCATGAATACTTCGAATCATATAGAGAAAATGGTCGTCTCATCTTGAAGCTTATACGTATACCCTTCGATGATATTGCGTATGACGATGAAGAAGAGGAGCTAGAGCTACAAGAGCTCGAGCTTatacaagaagaaaaaacccAAGAGAGCacagaggaagaagaagaagaagaagaagatgaaataGACGTATATACAGAATTAGTGCACGAAAATTTAATGGCAACATCGGCTTCTTCTATCCCGAAATCATATCTGAAAAATGGAAGTGAAATTCATGGAGATGTATGCAAGTGTTTCAGCACGTATGCAGGTAAAATGGTATCAGAATCTTATCTACCTTGCAATGCCAATGCTCAAAGAAAATGTGAGGGGTACATGGATCAATCAAGTTCTGCAACTAGTTTGACATTGACTATACGTCCAATGACTACTGTAGTGTAG
- the LOC8263017 gene encoding F-box/kelch-repeat protein At1g22040, translated as MGAIFSLTSTKCRTNQFNEVSLNGGCKRQKTTSSFCDDRPRLIPSLPDELSIQILAKIPRSYYFNLRLVSRKWKETIMSNELFKLRKELGLTEEWLYVLTKVEDELSWHALEPLSRTWQRLPQMPNVYAEESRNSSSGLWLWNVVGQRIRIAETIRTWLGQKQALNQMPFCGCAIGAVDGCLYVLGGFFKASTISCVWRYDPILNRWSEVTPMSTGRAYCKTSILNDKLYVVGGVSQLGGGLIPLQSAEVFDPCTDKWSEVPSMPFSKSHAFWPDMLKPIATGMTSYRGRLCVPQSLYSWPFFVDAGGEIYDPETNSWAEMPAGMGEGWPARQAGTKLSVVVDGELYSLDPSSSQDSGKIKVYDQKEDAWKVVIGKVPIYDSGDSDSPHLLAGFHGKIHVVTRDANHRLVVMQAGLRDNLNSLALSSTSHFDGSLHEHSASLAESETVVWKVVASKNIESAELVSCQVLDI; from the coding sequence ATGGGAGCTATTTTCAGTTTAACTAGTACCAAGTGTAGAACAAACCAATTTAATGAGGTGTCTCTCAATGGCGGCTGCAAGAGGCAAAAGACAACTTCGAGCTTTTGTGATGACAGACCGAGACTGATTCCAAGCCTTCCTGATGAGTTGTCAATCCAGATTCTTGCAAAAATTCCCAGAAGTTACTACTTCAATCTGAGGCTGGTGTCACGAAAGTGGAAGGAAACTATTATGAGCAATGAACtgtttaaattaagaaaagaacttGGATTGACAGAAGAGTGGCTATATGTATTGACAAAAGTTGAAGATGAACTTTCATGGCATGCTTTGGAACCTTTGTCAAGAACATGGCAGAGGTTGCCTCAGATGCCCAATGTTTATGCAGAAGAATCTAGGAACAGTTCCTCTGGGCTTTGGTTGTGGAACGTGGTGGGACAGCGCATTAGAATTGCTGAAACAATAAGGACTTGGCTTGGGCAAAAGCAGGCATTGAATCAAATGCCCTTTTGCGGTTGTGCAATTGGTGCTGTTGATGGATGCCTCTATGTGCTTGGTGGCTTTTTTAAAGCTTCAACCATTAGTTGCGTCTGGCGATATGACCCAATCCTAAATAGATGGAGTGAGGTCACTCCCATGTCTACAGGGAGGGCTTATTGCAAGACAAGCATTTTGAACGACAAGCTATATGTTGTTGGAGGTGTTAGTCAGTTAGGAGGGGGACTGATTCCTCTTCAGTCTGCTGAAGTTTTTGACCCTTGCACAGATAAATGGTCTGAAGTTCCAAGTATGCCGTTCTCAAAATCTCATGCCTTTTGGCCAGACATGCTGAAGCCTATTGCCACTGGGATGACTTCATACAGGGGAAGATTATGTGTGCCTCAAAGTTTATACTCGTGGCCCTTCTTTGTTGATGCTGGGGGGGAAATATATGATCCTGAAACCAATTCATGGGCTGAAATGCCAGCTGGCATGGGAGAAGGTTGGCCTGCACGCCAGGCAGGTACAAAGTTGAGTGTTGTGGTAGATGGTGAATTATATTCATTAGATCCCTCTAGTTCTCAAGATAGTGGTAAGATTAAGGTGTATGATCAAAAAGAAGATGCCTGGAAAGTTGTTATAGGAAAAGTTCCTATTTATGATTCTGGAGATTCAGATTCTCCTCATCTTCTTGCTGGTTTTCATGGAAAGATTCATGTTGTCACAAGAGATGCCAATCATAGACTTGTAGTCATGCAGGCTGGTCTTCGTGATAATTTGAATTCCTTAGCACTGAGCTCAACTTCTCATTTTGATGGCTCCTTGCATGAGCATTCTGCCTCATTGGCTGAATCAGAAACAGTTGTCTGGAAGGTCGTTGCCAGTAAGAATATTGAATCTGCCGAACTTGTCAGTTGCCAAGTTCTTGATATATAG
- the LOC8263015 gene encoding membrane-anchored ubiquitin-fold protein 3, translated as MAGEDLIELKFRLADGTDIGPNKYTPATTVVTLKEKIIAQWPKDKENGPKTVNDLKLINGGKILENNRTLAESRLPVGELPGGVITMHVVLRPPMPEKISDKLRKDSSKKTGCSCSIL; from the exons ATGGCAGGAGAAGATTTAATTGAACTGAAATTCAGGCTGGCAGATGGTACTGATATTGGGcctaacaaatatactccagCAACTACAGTGGTAACTCTCAAAGAGAAGATAATTGCACAGTGGCcaaaag ATAAAGAAAATGGTCCAAAGACTGTCAATGATTTGAAACTCATAAATGGTGGAAAGATACTGGAAAACAACAGGACACTTGCTGAGTCCAGACTTCCAGTTGGTGAACTTCCAGGAGGTGTCATCACCATGCATGTTGTTCTGCGACCTCCCATGCCAGAGAAAATCAGTG acAAGCTCCGGAAGGATTCTTCAAAGAAGACAGGGTGCTCATGCTCAATCTTGTAG
- the LOC112533938 gene encoding uncharacterized protein LOC112533938 isoform X2 has product MGYISEKNLFYRGKSLLSSLCRIILWSTTLPSSMQVSKQCWAASPGLKTLIHPRDPTHHPLIIHSCKRPSPPSPMLLSPSLSTTSSSSLFQSVADSSPYSSWSSMLDDLIGTESGVCLNSGIEERATIMWKHEAGYHPNHGKRDQQQCEKRKRLILREERLEHHEYFESYRENGRLILKLIRIPFDDIAYDDEEEELELQELELIQEEKTQESTEEEEEEEEDEIDVYTELVHENLMATSASSIPKSYLKNGSEIHGDVCKCFSTYAGKMVSESYLPCNANAQRKCEGYMDQSSSATSLTLTIRPMTTVV; this is encoded by the exons atgggttatataagtgaAAAGAACTTATTTTACAGGGGTAAGTCCTTACTCTCATCGCTGTGTAGAATTATATTGTGGTCAACAACATTGCCATCTTCCATGCAAGTCTCGAAACAATGTTGGGCAGCATCTCCTGGTCTGAAAACCCTAATACACCCTCGAGACCCAACTCATCACCCCTTGATTATCCATTCTTGTAAGCGGCCTTCACCACCCTCACCGATGCTCTTATCGCCATCACTCTCAACTAcatcttcttcatctttgTTTCAATCAGTAGCTGATTCCTCACCATACTCCTCTTGGTCATCCATGTTGGACGACTTGATTGGGACAGAGAGTGGTGTTTGCCTGAACTCGGGTATAGAAGAAAGAGCAACAATAATGTGGAAACATGAGGCTGGTTATCATCCTAATCATGGCAAGCGAGATCAGCAGCAATGTGAAAAGCGAAAGAG ATTGATCCTTAGAGAAGAAAGATTAGAGCACCATGAATACTTCGAATCATATAGAGAAAATGGTCGTCTCATCTTGAAGCTTATACGTATACCCTTCGATGATATTGCGTATGACGATGAAGAAGAGGAGCTAGAGCTACAAGAGCTCGAGCTTatacaagaagaaaaaacccAAGAGAGCacagaggaagaagaagaagaagaagaagatgaaataGACGTATATACAGAATTAGTGCACGAAAATTTAATGGCAACATCGGCTTCTTCTATCCCGAAATCATATCTGAAAAATGGAAGTGAAATTCATGGAGATGTATGCAAGTGTTTCAGCACGTATGCAGGTAAAATGGTATCAGAATCTTATCTACCTTGCAATGCCAATGCTCAAAGAAAATGTGAGGGGTACATGGATCAATCAAGTTCTGCAACTAGTTTGACATTGACTATACGTCCAATGACTACTGTAGTGTAG
- the LOC112533938 gene encoding uncharacterized protein LOC112533938 isoform X1, with protein MGYISEKNLFYRGKSLLSSLCRIILWSTTLPSSMQVSKQCWAASPGLKTLIHPRDPTHHPLIIHSCKRPSPPSPMLLSPSLSTTSSSSLFQSVADSSPYSSWSSMLDDLIGTESGVCLNSGIEERATIMWKHEAGYHPNHGKRDQQQCEKRKRYPPTIPLLARTGNLPSHTPWILTRHYFNGRLILREERLEHHEYFESYRENGRLILKLIRIPFDDIAYDDEEEELELQELELIQEEKTQESTEEEEEEEEDEIDVYTELVHENLMATSASSIPKSYLKNGSEIHGDVCKCFSTYAGKMVSESYLPCNANAQRKCEGYMDQSSSATSLTLTIRPMTTVV; from the coding sequence atgggttatataagtgaAAAGAACTTATTTTACAGGGGTAAGTCCTTACTCTCATCGCTGTGTAGAATTATATTGTGGTCAACAACATTGCCATCTTCCATGCAAGTCTCGAAACAATGTTGGGCAGCATCTCCTGGTCTGAAAACCCTAATACACCCTCGAGACCCAACTCATCACCCCTTGATTATCCATTCTTGTAAGCGGCCTTCACCACCCTCACCGATGCTCTTATCGCCATCACTCTCAACTAcatcttcttcatctttgTTTCAATCAGTAGCTGATTCCTCACCATACTCCTCTTGGTCATCCATGTTGGACGACTTGATTGGGACAGAGAGTGGTGTTTGCCTGAACTCGGGTATAGAAGAAAGAGCAACAATAATGTGGAAACATGAGGCTGGTTATCATCCTAATCATGGCAAGCGAGATCAGCAGCAATGTGAAAAGCGAAAGAGGTATCCACCAACAATTCCTTTGTTAGCAAGAACAGGCAATTTGCCTAGTCATACGCCTTGGATTTTAACTAGGCATTATTTTAATGGTAGATTGATCCTTAGAGAAGAAAGATTAGAGCACCATGAATACTTCGAATCATATAGAGAAAATGGTCGTCTCATCTTGAAGCTTATACGTATACCCTTCGATGATATTGCGTATGACGATGAAGAAGAGGAGCTAGAGCTACAAGAGCTCGAGCTTatacaagaagaaaaaacccAAGAGAGCacagaggaagaagaagaagaagaagaagatgaaataGACGTATATACAGAATTAGTGCACGAAAATTTAATGGCAACATCGGCTTCTTCTATCCCGAAATCATATCTGAAAAATGGAAGTGAAATTCATGGAGATGTATGCAAGTGTTTCAGCACGTATGCAGGTAAAATGGTATCAGAATCTTATCTACCTTGCAATGCCAATGCTCAAAGAAAATGTGAGGGGTACATGGATCAATCAAGTTCTGCAACTAGTTTGACATTGACTATACGTCCAATGACTACTGTAGTGTAG
- the LOC8263019 gene encoding high mobility group nucleosome-binding domain-containing protein 5, with translation MQTHDVEQCLISGRSNATASSSIMGSVANSSSSPPSSTLIGDYIGIESCLDLKDDDDMFISASEEKEGDQSFSVRLSRRDERWAAKKEKKEKKEFPPPIPLLARTENLPCHMPWVLKRYYTSDGRLILKEERVRHHGYFRAQRCNGRLTLQLVPLDDRVYHPHCSSSEEDNNENELEHCPNQEEKEDEIEQEKEEGQEENELENCCTEEDKEKEKVENELENILNEGEKGNEKERNEIDKCLNADEKEKEDENEYEKCCKGEEEEGESGKIECKDIQANDYGGDKEDDFEDCANDVHGNGTMKKEILYDQDQRMTSMDNGIGGNVSAFKCFSYNTMTMRAASTCIFEMLVPAMRPIHS, from the coding sequence ATGCAAACCCATGATGTTGAACAATGTCTCATTAGTGGTAGATCTAATGCAACTGCAAGTTCAAGCATTATGGGGTCTGTTGCTAATTCCTCATCTTCACCTCCATCTTCTACTCTAATTGGAGACTACATTGGCATTGAGAGCTGTCTTGATCttaaagatgatgatgatatgtTTATATCTGCATCCGAAGAAAAAGAGGGTGATCAGAGTTTCAGTGTTCGCCTTAGTAGGAGAGATGAAAGGTGGGCAGctaagaaggagaagaaggagaagaaggagTTTCCACCACCAATACCATTGCTGGCAAGAACTGAGAATTTGCCTTGCCATATGCCTTGGGTCTTGAAGCGGTACTATACAAGTGATGGAAGACTGATTCTTAAGGAAGAGAGGGTTAGGCATCATGGCTATTTTCGTGCTCAGAGATGTAATGGCCGTCTTACCTTGCAGCTTGTTCCTTTAGATGATCGAGTTTATCATCCTCATTGTTCTTCTTCTGAGGAAGATAACAATGAGAATGAGCTTGAGCACTGTCCCaatcaagaagaaaaagaagatgaaattgagcaagaaaaagaagaagggcAGGAAGAAAATGAGCTAGAGAACTGTTGCACCGAAGaggacaaagaaaaagaaaaagtagaaaatGAGCTAGAAAACATTCTCAACGaaggagaaaaaggaaatgaaaaagaaagaaatgagatTGACAAGTGTCTCAATGCAgacgaaaaagaaaaagaagatgaaaacgagtatgagaaatgttgcaaaggagaagaagaagaaggagaatcAGGCAAGATAGAATGTAAAGACATACAAGCGAATGACTATGGAGGAGATAAAGAAGATGATTTTGAAGACTGTGCCAATGACGTTCATGGTAATGGCACTATGAAGAAGGAAATTCTATATGATCAAGACCAAAGAATGACTTCAATGGATAATGGAATTGGTGGAAATGTAAGTGCTTTCAAGTGCTTCAGTTACAACACAATGACAATGAGAGCAGCATCCACTTGCATTTTTGAGATGCTAGTACCAGCTATGAGGCCAATTCATAGTTag